A stretch of DNA from Actinomycetota bacterium:
GTCGCCTTTGATCAAGGAACGGGTTGCGTTCACATTGCTCCTGGGCATGGCCAGGAGGATTTCGACGTAGGCCTACAATACGGTCTTCCAGCTCCTATGCCCGTTGATAGCAAAGGTTTCTTCACCAAGGAAGCCGGAAAGTTCAGAGGAAAGCATATCCTTGAAGCCAACCAATTCATCATAGATGATCTGAAAAAAAGGAATTTACTCTTATACAACACAACCATCATTCATTCATACCCGCACTGCTGGCGGTGTAAAGAGCCCGTTATCTTTCGTGCTACAGAGCAGTGGTTTATCTCGGTAGATAAGGATGGTCTCCGGAAGGGAGCCTTGGAGGAGATAACCAAGGTAAAGTGGATTCCCGAGTGGAGTGAGAATAGAATAGCCTCCATGGTCAAGGAAAGACCCGACTGGTGTATTTCCCGTCAAAGATCGTGGGGCGTTCCCATCCCCGTTTTTTACTGCGAGAACTGTCAGAAGCCACTCGTAAGCGAGGAAACGATTGCAACTCTGGCTGATCTATTTAAAAGAGAGGGTGCAGATTCCTGGTTTAAAAAATCGGCTGAAGAAATACTACCCACTGGGATGGTCTGTTCCTCCTGCGGGAGTTCCAAATTCACGAAGGAGACAAATATCCTGGATGTTTGGTTTGAGTCAGGGATCAGTCACGCCGCGGTTCTTAAAAACCGCTCTGAGCTTGTATGGCCCGCTGACCTTTATCTCGAGGGGAGCGATCAACATCGAGGTTGGTTCCAGTCCTCTCTCTTAACCTCGGTTGGGGTCGAAGACAGGGCTCCTTATAGGGTGGTTTTAACCCATGGTTTCCTGGTGGATCAGATGGGGAGGAAAATGTCTAAGTCTTTGGGAAATGTCATCGATCCTCTGGAGGTAATCAAGGAGTCAGGTGCGGATATTTTGCGGTTGTGGGTTGCTTCGGCGGATTATACCACCGATATCGCCGTATCCCAGGAAATATTGGAGCGAATCTCGGAGACCTATCGTCGCCTTAGAAATACGGCTCGGTATCTTCTGGGAAACCTTCATGATTTTGATCCCAGGAAAGATGCCCTCCGCTACGAGGATTTAGAGGAGATAGATAAGTGGGCTCTACTCAAACTCCACAAACTTTTGCTCAAAGTGACTAAGGCTTACGAAGAATATAAGTTCCACCTTGTTTATCACGCCATTTATAATTTTTGCGTGACGGATATGAGTGCTTTCTATCTGGATGTCCTGAAAGACAGGCTTTACACATCAAAGGCGGATTCTCCGAAACGCCGTTCGGCCCAGACGGTTTTATTCGAGATTTTGGTTAACTTAGCGAAGATTCTTTCACCCATTTTGGCTTTTACATCCGAGGAGATTTGGCAAAATATTCCCGAAGAATACAGAGAGGAAATAAGCGTGCAGCTCTGTCCCTGGCCGAAAGCACAAAAGGAGTATTTAGACCGAGATATTGAGGAGAAGTGGGATAGGTTGCTTGAGGTTCGAGATGAGGCATTGAAGGCTTTGGAGATCGCACGCGATGAGAAACTCATCGGCAACTCTCTGGAAGCGATGGTGACCATCTATGCTCCCTCCGATTTATATGGTTTTCTCGACGGGTATAAAGATATTCTGCCCACGATCTTCATCGTTTCACAGGTTAACTTATCTCCCTCAACAGAGGCTCCGGGCAAAGCCTTCAGGAGTGAGAGACTCAAGGACGTTTCCATCTTGGTTTTGAAAGCTGTGGGAGGAAAGTGTGAACGATGCTGGAATTTCAGTGAAAGTGTGGGAAGGGATGCCAAGCATAAAAAACTTTGTGCTCGTTGCGTGGAGGTAGTGGAAAGTCTCACCGGTTGAGAGTATAGTCTTTTCTTTCCTCGGCGAAATGTATATAATCAAGGGGGATTAATATTAGTTCAACTTTTTTTCTTCCAAGGAAATCCAAGACTTCAGTGAGCCATTCTAGGTAGACCGCACGAAGTTGGAGGTTATTGTGGATCAAAAGAGGCTAGCTTATTTCAAGAAAATATTATTGAGGGAAAAATCTCGCTTGGAGCGTGAGCTCAAGGCAATCGATATTGGTATATTAAGTCAGTCTCAATCCGAACTTTCGGGGGAAAATTCCTATGTAGACCACTTCGCCGATAGTGCCACAGCTACTTTTGAGCGAGAAAGAGATCTTTCCCTGGAAAGGAATATTAAGGATATCCTCCAAAGAGTAAATATGGCATTGGCGAAGATTGAGAAGGGAACTTATGGCATTTGTGCTTCTTGTGGCAAGGAGATAGATATGGCTCGTCTGAAGGCCCTCCCCTATGCCGATTTATGTATTACCTGCAAGAAGAAGGAAGAGGAAAGTTGGTAAAATTGGGTTTAATTTCAATCGTCGATGAATTTCGACGGAGGTTTTATTGATTTTTCTGATCATTGCAGGGCTTGTAATTATACTGGATCAGTTGACGAAGAGCCTTGTGCGTCAAATCCTTTCCCCTGGACAATCCATCCCCATCATAAATGGTATTTTTCATATCACATATGTTAACAATCCTGGTGCCGCCTTTGGTCTCTTGCCCAATCATCATCTCTTCTTTCTCTTGGTAACATTCATTACCATTGTATTCATATTTCTTTATTATGGTCGCATCCGACCGCGAGAAATGCTCATCCAGGTGGCCTTGGGTATGGAGTTGGGGGGTGCCGCGGGAAATTTCATCGATCGCACAGCTTACGGTTTGGTCACAGATTTTCTAGACTTTCGCATCTGGCCCGTATTTAATGTAGCCGATTCGGCTATTGTAATTGGTCTCATCCTTTTGGTTCTGACTTTGTTGTTGGAAAAGAGGCAAGAACGGGCATCGAGTTTCGAATAACAAGTTTCGAGTAACGGATTAAAGGGTTAGATGTATCCAATCTTATTCCGCATAGGACCAATAACCTTTAAATCTTATGGATTTATGCTCGCTTTTGCCTTCGTAGTGGGTATACTTTTGGCATACCGGGAAGCGAGGCGCAGGGGGCTAAACCCCGATCTCGTCTTCGATCTAGTCCTTTACGCGGCTATTGGTGGAATAGTGGGAGCCAGACTCTCCTATGTCATCGGTCATTCAAGGGAATTTTTGATAACGCCCTTGAGAATTTTTGCCATATGGGAAGGGGGATTGGTTTTCTACGGAGGACTCGCTGGCGGCACCCTCGCTGTAATCCTCTTTATTTGGCTGAGAAAGCTTCCCCTTTGGGAGATTGGGGATATGATTGCACCGTGTCTTGCCCTGGGATATGCTATCGGCCGTATAGGATGCTTTTTGAATGGATGTTGTTATGGTCGCCTAACTAATCTTCCCTGGGGAGTGAACTTTTTTGACGTCCCACGCCATCCCACACAAATTTACAGCTCCCTTTATAGCTCGATTATCTTTGGCATTTTATGGTCTTTAAGAGCGAAGATAGCTCGTCCTGGAATTCTTTTCTGGCTATACGTGCTCATGTATTCTACAGCGCGTTTTGGTATAGAATTTTTGAGAGAGAGCCCAAGGGTGGCTGTGGGGCTCACAGCTTCTCAATTTACCAGCATTGGAATCTTTATTTTAGCCGTCGTCGCTTTAGCAACTGACTATTTCTCCCGCAGAAAATTGTCATGATACCTAAATTACAAGCTAGATATAAATCGCCTACGACAGAAGCTCTTTTGCCAAAACCATTGTTCTTAAGCACAAGGAATGTTTCAAATTCTAAGCACAAAGCACCAAATTCTAAACAATATTAAATGACCGAACATCTCCTGAGCAAAGTGGAGGGAATCCAAAGTTCAAAAGAAAATGAAATTCGATTTAGAAGAGCGTTTAGGATTTCAAAAATTTGGATTTTGAATTTGTTTTGGATTTATGTCCGGGGTATTTGAGGTTAAAATGCCTGATGACAAAAGGGAAGTTTACAAAATAGTGGTCAAAGCCAGTGACGTGGGGCAACGCCTCGATGCTTTTCTCGCTAAAAGGCGCAAAATCCCATCCCGTTCATTTGCCCAGAATTTGATTTCTCAAGGTTTAGTTCAGGTTAATGGTAAAATCATGACCAAACACCATCGCTTAAAAAAAGGAGAGACGATTTCACTTACGAT
This window harbors:
- a CDS encoding class I tRNA ligase family protein is translated as VAFDQGTGCVHIAPGHGQEDFDVGLQYGLPAPMPVDSKGFFTKEAGKFRGKHILEANQFIIDDLKKRNLLLYNTTIIHSYPHCWRCKEPVIFRATEQWFISVDKDGLRKGALEEITKVKWIPEWSENRIASMVKERPDWCISRQRSWGVPIPVFYCENCQKPLVSEETIATLADLFKREGADSWFKKSAEEILPTGMVCSSCGSSKFTKETNILDVWFESGISHAAVLKNRSELVWPADLYLEGSDQHRGWFQSSLLTSVGVEDRAPYRVVLTHGFLVDQMGRKMSKSLGNVIDPLEVIKESGADILRLWVASADYTTDIAVSQEILERISETYRRLRNTARYLLGNLHDFDPRKDALRYEDLEEIDKWALLKLHKLLLKVTKAYEEYKFHLVYHAIYNFCVTDMSAFYLDVLKDRLYTSKADSPKRRSAQTVLFEILVNLAKILSPILAFTSEEIWQNIPEEYREEISVQLCPWPKAQKEYLDRDIEEKWDRLLEVRDEALKALEIARDEKLIGNSLEAMVTIYAPSDLYGFLDGYKDILPTIFIVSQVNLSPSTEAPGKAFRSERLKDVSILVLKAVGGKCERCWNFSESVGRDAKHKKLCARCVEVVESLTG
- a CDS encoding TraR/DksA C4-type zinc finger protein, with amino-acid sequence MDQKRLAYFKKILLREKSRLERELKAIDIGILSQSQSELSGENSYVDHFADSATATFERERDLSLERNIKDILQRVNMALAKIEKGTYGICASCGKEIDMARLKALPYADLCITCKKKEEESW
- the lspA gene encoding signal peptidase II, translating into MIFLIIAGLVIILDQLTKSLVRQILSPGQSIPIINGIFHITYVNNPGAAFGLLPNHHLFFLLVTFITIVFIFLYYGRIRPREMLIQVALGMELGGAAGNFIDRTAYGLVTDFLDFRIWPVFNVADSAIVIGLILLVLTLLLEKRQERASSFE
- the lgt gene encoding prolipoprotein diacylglyceryl transferase, which codes for MYPILFRIGPITFKSYGFMLAFAFVVGILLAYREARRRGLNPDLVFDLVLYAAIGGIVGARLSYVIGHSREFLITPLRIFAIWEGGLVFYGGLAGGTLAVILFIWLRKLPLWEIGDMIAPCLALGYAIGRIGCFLNGCCYGRLTNLPWGVNFFDVPRHPTQIYSSLYSSIIFGILWSLRAKIARPGILFWLYVLMYSTARFGIEFLRESPRVAVGLTASQFTSIGIFILAVVALATDYFSRRKLS